Proteins from a genomic interval of Streptococcus sp. D7B5:
- a CDS encoding zinc-ribbon domain-containing transport protein, with protein sequence MKKFYALLMTCLLLVFLSVPQIVDAGVGHSRSGGSSRSSSRSSSRSSGGGSRSGGSSYHYYRSGYGSSSDSSASSPYLGFMFILVGGIILVVIVKSLQNKSGDSSSTDTSNDSQTLHRRVEHNTRAISLVKYGDPNFDAEAFTSWVKEVYLKLQVAWTEKNWNSVRALESTSLYSQHSAQLEDHIRAKTTNVLEKVCIENVRIKEFIENPDGNDTLVVILSSILRDYVIDDETRRVLEGDPKKDLFTVYQLNFIRQHGSQTQAVNTDQVVSDHCPNCGAPLKISAVSECDYCGANLSRSPNQWVLDTYDVVDEDELYN encoded by the coding sequence ATGAAAAAGTTTTACGCTCTTTTAATGACCTGTTTATTACTTGTTTTTCTATCCGTGCCTCAAATCGTTGATGCGGGTGTCGGACATTCCAGAAGTGGAGGGAGTAGCCGCAGTAGCTCCAGAAGTAGCAGCCGCTCAAGTGGAGGTGGAAGTCGTTCTGGTGGCTCATCCTACCACTACTACCGCTCTGGATATGGGTCATCTTCTGACAGTTCTGCTAGCTCTCCCTATCTAGGATTTATGTTCATATTAGTCGGAGGAATCATACTAGTTGTTATCGTCAAATCCTTGCAGAATAAGTCTGGAGATTCAAGTTCAACAGACACTAGTAATGATTCTCAAACGCTCCATCGTCGAGTTGAACACAACACACGGGCCATTAGTCTTGTGAAATACGGAGATCCAAACTTTGACGCGGAAGCTTTCACATCTTGGGTTAAGGAAGTCTACCTTAAATTGCAGGTTGCCTGGACTGAGAAAAATTGGAACTCTGTCCGCGCTTTGGAAAGTACCAGTCTCTACTCCCAACACAGTGCCCAACTCGAAGACCATATTCGTGCTAAAACAACTAATGTTTTAGAGAAAGTTTGTATCGAAAATGTTCGCATCAAGGAGTTTATTGAAAATCCTGACGGAAACGATACCTTAGTGGTGATTCTATCATCAATTTTACGAGACTATGTCATTGACGATGAGACTCGCCGTGTCCTTGAAGGAGACCCTAAAAAAGATCTCTTCACCGTGTATCAATTGAACTTTATCCGCCAACACGGTAGCCAAACGCAAGCAGTCAATACAGACCAAGTTGTGAGCGACCACTGTCCAAACTGTGGCGCCCCATTGAAAATCTCTGCAGTTAGCGAGTGCGACTACTGTGGTGCCAATCTCTCTCGCAGTCCAAACCAATGGGTACTGGATACCTATGATGTTGTGGATG
- the gatB gene encoding Asp-tRNA(Asn)/Glu-tRNA(Gln) amidotransferase subunit GatB has product MNFETVIGLEVHVELNTNSKIFSPTSAHFGNDQNANTNVIDWSFPGVLPVLNKGVVDAGIKAALALNMDIHKKMHFDRKNYFYPDNPKAYQISQFDEPIGYNGWIEVELEDGTTKKIGIERAHLEEDAGKNTHGTDGYSYVDLNRQGVPLIEIVSEADMRSPEEAYAYLTALKEVIQYAGISDVKMEEGSMRVDANISLRPYGQEKFGTKTELKNLNSFSNVRKGLEYEVQRQAEILRSGGQIRQETRRYDEANKATILMRVKEGAADYRYFPEPDLPLFEISDEWIEEMRTELPEFPKERRARYVSDLGLSDYDASQLTANKVTSDFFEKAVALGGDAKQVSNWLQGEVAQFLNAEGKTLEQIELTPENLVEMISIIEDGTISSKIAKKVFVHLAKNGGGAREYVEKAGLVQISDPDILIPIIHQVFADNEAAVADFKSGKRNADKAFTGFLMKATKGQANPQVALKLLAQELAKLKESE; this is encoded by the coding sequence ATGAACTTTGAAACAGTCATTGGACTTGAAGTCCACGTAGAGCTCAACACCAATTCAAAAATCTTCTCACCTACATCTGCCCACTTTGGAAATGACCAAAACGCCAACACTAACGTGATTGACTGGTCTTTCCCAGGAGTTCTGCCAGTTCTCAATAAAGGGGTTGTCGATGCTGGTATCAAAGCTGCTCTTGCTCTCAACATGGACATCCACAAAAAGATGCACTTTGACCGCAAGAACTACTTCTACCCTGATAATCCAAAAGCCTACCAAATTTCTCAGTTTGATGAGCCAATCGGTTATAACGGCTGGATCGAAGTGGAACTAGAAGATGGTACGACTAAGAAAATCGGTATCGAACGCGCCCACTTAGAAGAAGACGCTGGTAAAAACACCCACGGTACAGATGGCTACTCCTATGTAGACCTCAACCGCCAAGGAGTACCATTGATTGAGATTGTATCTGAAGCCGACATGCGTTCCCCAGAAGAAGCCTACGCTTACCTGACAGCTCTTAAGGAAGTTATCCAGTATGCTGGAATTTCTGACGTTAAGATGGAAGAAGGTTCGATGCGTGTGGATGCCAACATTTCCCTTCGTCCTTATGGTCAAGAAAAATTCGGTACCAAGACTGAGTTGAAGAACCTCAACTCCTTCTCAAACGTTCGTAAGGGTCTTGAATACGAAGTCCAACGCCAAGCTGAAATCCTTCGCTCAGGTGGTCAAATCCGCCAAGAAACACGCCGTTACGATGAAGCTAACAAGGCAACCATCCTCATGCGTGTTAAGGAAGGCGCTGCTGACTACCGCTACTTCCCAGAACCAGACCTACCACTCTTTGAAATCTCTGATGAGTGGATTGAGGAAATGCGTACAGAATTGCCAGAGTTTCCAAAAGAACGCCGTGCGCGCTACGTATCTGACCTTGGCTTGTCAGACTACGATGCCAGCCAGTTGACGGCAAACAAAGTCACTTCTGACTTCTTTGAAAAAGCTGTTGCCCTCGGTGGCGATGCCAAACAAGTCTCTAACTGGCTCCAAGGTGAAGTCGCTCAGTTCTTGAACGCCGAAGGTAAAACACTGGAACAAATCGAATTAACACCAGAAAACTTGGTAGAAATGATTTCCATCATCGAAGACGGCACGATCTCTTCTAAGATTGCCAAGAAAGTCTTTGTCCACCTGGCTAAAAATGGCGGTGGCGCGCGTGAATACGTGGAAAAAGCAGGCTTGGTGCAAATCTCTGATCCAGACATCTTGATTCCAATCATCCATCAAGTCTTTGCCGATAACGAAGCTGCCGTTGCCGACTTCAAGTCAGGCAAACGCAACGCAGACAAGGCCTTCACAGGATTCCTTATGAAGGCAACTAAAGGCCAAGCCAACCCACAAGTTGCCCTTAAACTGCTTGCGCAGGAATTGGCCAAGTTGAAAGAAAGTGAGTAA
- the gatA gene encoding Asp-tRNA(Asn)/Glu-tRNA(Gln) amidotransferase subunit GatA, translating into MTFNNKTIEDLHNLLISKEISATELTQATLEDIKSRETAINAFVTIAEEQALAQAKAIDEAGIDADNVLSGIPLAVKDNISTDGLLTTAASKMLYNYEPIFDATAVSNAKAKGMIVVGKTNMDEFAMGGSGETSYYGATKNAWDHSKVPGGSSSGSAAAVASGQVRLSLGSDTGGSIRQPAAFNGIVGLKPTYGTVSRFGLIAFGSSLDQIGPFAPTVKENALLLNAIASEDSKDSTSAPVRIADFTSKIGQDIKGMKIALPKEYLGEGIDPDVKETILNAAKHFEKLGAIVEEVSLPHSKYGVAVYYIIASSEASSNLQRFDGIRYGYRADDASNLDEIYVNSRSQGFGEEVKRRIMLGTFSLSSGYYDAYYKKAGQVRTLIIQDFEKVFADYDLILGPTAPSVAYDLDSLNHDPVAMYLADLLTIPVNLAGLPGISIPAGFAQGLPVGLQLIGPKYSEETIYQAAAAFEATTDYHKQQPVIFGGDN; encoded by the coding sequence ATGACTTTTAATAACAAAACGATTGAAGACTTGCACAACCTCCTTATCTCTAAGGAAATTTCTGCAACTGAATTGACACAAGCCACGCTTGAAGATATCAAGTCTCGCGAGACAGCTATCAACGCTTTTGTCACTATCGCTGAAGAGCAAGCCCTTGCACAAGCTAAAGCTATTGATGAAGCTGGAATCGATGCGGACAATGTTCTTTCTGGTATTCCCCTAGCTGTTAAGGATAACATTTCTACAGATGGTCTCCTTACAACTGCTGCCTCAAAAATGCTCTACAACTACGAGCCTATCTTTGATGCGACAGCCGTTTCCAATGCCAAAGCTAAGGGTATGATTGTTGTTGGAAAAACTAACATGGACGAGTTTGCCATGGGTGGATCCGGTGAAACTTCTTACTACGGTGCCACTAAAAATGCTTGGGACCACAGCAAGGTTCCTGGTGGTTCATCAAGCGGTTCTGCCGCAGCTGTAGCTTCTGGGCAAGTCCGCTTGTCACTTGGTTCTGATACTGGTGGTTCCATCCGCCAACCTGCCGCCTTCAACGGGATTGTTGGTCTCAAACCAACCTACGGAACGGTTTCTCGTTTCGGTCTCATTGCCTTCGGTAGCTCATTAGACCAGATTGGACCTTTTGCACCAACTGTTAAAGAAAATGCTCTCTTGCTTAATGCGATTGCCAGCGAAGACTCCAAGGACTCTACTTCTGCTCCTGTCCGCATCGCTGACTTTACTTCAAAAATCGGGCAAGACATCAAGGGAATGAAAATTGCTTTGCCTAAGGAATACCTTGGTGAAGGGATTGACCCAGATGTTAAGGAAACCATTCTAAATGCAGCCAAACACTTTGAAAAACTTGGTGCTATCGTCGAAGAAGTCAGCCTTCCTCACTCTAAATACGGTGTTGCCGTTTACTACATCATCGCTTCATCAGAAGCCTCATCAAACTTGCAACGCTTTGACGGTATCCGTTACGGCTACCGCGCAGATGATGCAAGCAACCTTGATGAAATCTATGTAAACAGCCGTAGCCAAGGTTTCGGTGAAGAGGTGAAACGCCGTATCATGCTAGGTACTTTCAGCCTTTCATCAGGTTACTATGATGCCTACTACAAGAAAGCTGGTCAGGTCCGTACCCTCATCATCCAAGATTTCGAAAAAGTCTTTGCGGATTACGATTTAATCCTAGGACCAACTGCTCCAAGCGTTGCCTATGACTTGGATTCACTCAACCACGATCCAGTTGCCATGTACTTAGCTGACCTTTTGACCATCCCAGTCAACTTAGCAGGTCTCCCAGGAATTTCGATTCCTGCTGGATTTGCTCAAGGTCTACCAGTCGGTCTCCAATTGATCGGTCCTAAATACTCTGAGGAAACCATTTACCAAGCTGCTGCTGCTTTTGAAGCAACAACAGACTACCACAAACAACAACCCGTGATTTTTGGAGGTGACAACTAA
- the gatC gene encoding Asp-tRNA(Asn)/Glu-tRNA(Gln) amidotransferase subunit GatC, translating into MKITQEEVTHVANLSKLKFSEEETAAFATTLSKIVDMVELLGEVDTTGVAPTTTMADRKTVLRPDVAEEGTDRDRLFKNVPEKENYYIKVPAILDDGGDA; encoded by the coding sequence ATGAAAATTACGCAAGAAGAGGTAACACACGTTGCCAATCTTTCAAAATTAAAATTCTCTGAAGAAGAAACTGCTGCCTTTGCGACAACCTTGTCTAAAATTGTTGACATGGTTGAATTGCTGGGCGAAGTCGACACAACTGGTGTCGCACCTACTACAACCATGGCTGACCGCAAGACCGTACTCCGCCCTGATGTGGCCGAAGAAGGAACAGACCGTGACCGCTTGTTTAAAAACGTACCTGAAAAAGAAAACTACTATATCAAGGTACCAGCTATCCTAGATGATGGAGGAGATGCCTAA
- a CDS encoding TIGR02206 family membrane protein, translating into MFHQFITRSQTVPPPIPLFWYGAMMLLLVLCIYGALAYHKNPKFVRLFKWIQILQLLALYSWYVGFGIPFSNSLPFYHCRLAMFAVVFLPDKWRSKQYFAFLGASGAVFALVYPVFDPYDFPHITSFSFLIGHYALLVNSLVYLMNHYDKSLLKKYMIVAYTFILNLFLVWVNQVTGGNYGLLRDTPFISNAPLWLKYLLVSAILSLALVLFDILFKKRWENRNQVKSVL; encoded by the coding sequence ATGTTCCATCAATTTATCACCAGATCTCAAACGGTTCCTCCTCCTATTCCACTCTTTTGGTATGGGGCTATGATGCTTCTTTTAGTGCTTTGTATTTATGGAGCACTTGCTTATCACAAAAATCCGAAATTTGTCCGCTTGTTTAAGTGGATTCAGATTCTCCAGTTGCTAGCCCTATATAGTTGGTATGTTGGTTTTGGAATTCCATTTTCTAATAGCCTTCCATTTTACCATTGCCGTTTGGCTATGTTTGCGGTGGTTTTCTTGCCTGATAAATGGCGGAGCAAGCAATATTTTGCCTTCTTAGGAGCAAGTGGAGCGGTCTTTGCTTTGGTTTACCCCGTTTTTGACCCCTATGATTTTCCCCATATTACTAGTTTTTCATTTTTGATTGGGCACTATGCCCTTTTGGTGAATTCCTTGGTTTACTTGATGAATCACTATGACAAGAGTCTGCTCAAGAAATATATGATTGTAGCCTATACTTTTATCCTCAACCTCTTTCTAGTTTGGGTTAATCAGGTGACGGGTGGAAATTATGGTCTCTTAAGAGATACACCGTTTATCTCGAATGCTCCTCTATGGCTAAAGTACCTCCTTGTGTCGGCCATCCTTTCACTGGCTCTTGTTCTCTTTGATATCTTGTTCAAGAAACGGTGGGAAAATAGAAATCAGGTAAAATCAGTACTCTAG
- a CDS encoding peptide chain release factor 3 — MTIQEEIKKRRTFAIISHPDAGKTTITEQLLYFGGEIREAGTVKGKKTGTFAKSDWMDIEKQRGISVTSSVMQFDYDGKRVNILDTPGHEDFSEDTYRTLMAVDAAVMVVDSAKGIEAQTKKLFEVVKHRGIPVFTFMNKLDRDGREPLDLLQELEEVLGIASYPMNWPIGMGKAFEGLYDLYNQRLELYKGDERFASLEEGDQLFGSNPFYAQVKDDIELLQEAGNEFSEEAILAGELTPVFFGSALTNFGVQTFLETFLKFAPEPHGHKKTDGEIVDPYDKDFSGFVFKIQANMDPRHRDRIAFVRIVSGEFERGMSVNLPRTGKTAKLSNVTQFMAESRENVTNAVAGDIIGVYDTGTYQVGDTLTVGKNKFEFEPLPTFTPEIFMKVSAKNVMKQKSFHKGIEQLVQEGAIQLYKNYQTGEYMLGAVGQLQFEVFKHRMEGEYNAEVVMSPMGKKTVRWIKPEDLDERMSSSRNILAKDRFDQPVFLFENDFALRWFADKYPDVELEEKM, encoded by the coding sequence ATGACTATTCAAGAAGAAATCAAGAAACGCCGTACCTTTGCCATCATCTCCCACCCGGACGCGGGTAAGACAACCATTACAGAGCAATTACTCTATTTTGGGGGCGAGATTCGTGAGGCTGGTACGGTTAAAGGAAAGAAAACAGGGACTTTTGCCAAGTCTGACTGGATGGATATCGAGAAACAACGTGGGATTTCGGTCACGTCATCTGTTATGCAGTTTGACTACGATGGCAAGCGCGTCAATATCCTCGACACACCAGGGCACGAGGACTTCTCAGAAGATACCTATCGGACCTTGATGGCGGTGGATGCTGCGGTCATGGTCGTGGACTCTGCCAAGGGTATCGAGGCCCAAACCAAGAAATTGTTTGAGGTTGTGAAGCACCGTGGCATCCCAGTCTTTACTTTTATGAACAAGCTAGACCGTGATGGCCGTGAACCACTAGATCTCTTGCAAGAACTAGAAGAAGTCCTAGGTATTGCAAGTTATCCAATGAACTGGCCAATCGGGATGGGGAAAGCTTTTGAGGGCTTGTATGACCTCTATAACCAACGTTTAGAGCTCTATAAAGGGGATGAGCGTTTTGCTAGTCTAGAAGAAGGTGACCAGCTTTTTGGCAGCAATCCTTTCTACGCTCAGGTTAAGGACGACATCGAACTTTTGCAAGAAGCGGGAAATGAATTTTCAGAAGAAGCTATTTTAGCGGGTGAATTAACACCAGTCTTCTTTGGTTCAGCCCTCACTAACTTTGGGGTGCAGACCTTCCTTGAAACCTTCCTCAAGTTTGCTCCAGAACCACATGGACACAAGAAAACAGATGGCGAAATTGTGGATCCTTATGACAAGGATTTCTCAGGATTTGTCTTTAAAATCCAAGCCAACATGGACCCTCGTCACCGTGACCGCATTGCCTTTGTCCGTATCGTATCAGGTGAGTTTGAGCGAGGAATGAGTGTCAATCTGCCTCGTACTGGGAAGACTGCCAAACTATCTAATGTCACCCAGTTTATGGCTGAAAGTCGTGAGAATGTGACCAATGCCGTAGCAGGTGATATCATCGGGGTTTACGATACCGGTACTTATCAGGTTGGAGACACCTTGACGGTTGGAAAAAACAAGTTTGAATTTGAACCACTGCCAACCTTTACCCCTGAGATTTTCATGAAAGTTTCTGCCAAGAACGTCATGAAACAAAAATCCTTCCACAAGGGGATTGAGCAACTGGTGCAAGAGGGAGCCATTCAGCTTTATAAGAATTACCAAACTGGTGAGTACATGCTAGGAGCTGTCGGACAACTCCAGTTTGAAGTCTTTAAGCACCGCATGGAAGGCGAATACAATGCGGAAGTAGTCATGAGCCCAATGGGTAAAAAGACTGTTCGTTGGATCAAGCCTGAGGACTTGGATGAACGGATGTCCTCAAGCCGCAATATCTTGGCCAAGGACCGTTTTGACCAGCCAGTCTTCCTCTTTGAAAATGACTTTGCCCTTCGCTGGTTTGCGGACAAGTATCCAGACGTAGAGTTGGAGGAAAAGATGTAA